From Halogranum gelatinilyticum, the proteins below share one genomic window:
- a CDS encoding universal stress protein produces the protein MTDAPSDRAADMTVLVPVRILEGQQIPAALIDVLVSTPVVLLGYHPIPEQTAPEQARTAFGEQARAELDQLAQAFTDAGGSVETRLVFTHDPTQTFERVAADEAADAVLLLNPAPSVDRILVALSEGINTERITRLVALLAGYSDRSVTLFHAAATEEDRERGEQLLDTATDLLVERGVPPGAITRDVTVSDAPVQAIVDAAAGTDLVVLGESRPSVRELIFGEPSERVAGHSLAPILVVRRLPALDAESDVTAASDTPDGDDA, from the coding sequence ATGACCGACGCCCCATCTGACCGCGCAGCCGACATGACGGTCCTCGTCCCGGTCCGGATTCTCGAAGGCCAACAGATACCGGCGGCACTCATCGACGTCCTCGTCTCGACGCCGGTCGTCCTCCTCGGCTATCATCCGATTCCCGAACAGACGGCTCCCGAGCAGGCGCGGACCGCCTTCGGCGAGCAGGCACGGGCGGAACTCGACCAGTTGGCGCAGGCGTTTACCGACGCCGGTGGCAGCGTCGAGACCCGACTCGTGTTCACTCACGACCCGACACAGACGTTCGAGCGCGTCGCCGCCGACGAGGCCGCCGACGCCGTGCTCCTGCTCAACCCCGCACCGAGCGTCGACCGCATCCTCGTCGCACTCAGCGAGGGTATCAACACCGAGCGAATCACCCGTCTCGTCGCGCTGTTGGCCGGATACTCCGACCGCAGCGTCACGCTGTTTCACGCGGCAGCGACCGAGGAGGACCGCGAGCGCGGCGAACAACTGCTCGACACCGCGACCGACCTCCTCGTCGAGCGGGGTGTCCCGCCCGGAGCGATCACACGCGACGTGACCGTCAGCGACGCACCCGTCCAAGCCATCGTCGACGCGGCCGCGGGCACCGATCTCGTCGTCCTCGGCGAGAGCCGTCCGTCGGTCCGCGAGCTCATCTTCGGCGAACCCTCCGAGCGTGTTGCGGGCCACTCGCTCGCACCGATTCTCGTCGTCCGGCGGCTGCCTGCACTCGACGCTGAGAGCGACGTCACGGCAGCAAGTGACACACCGGACGGAGACGACGCCTGA
- a CDS encoding RNA-guided endonuclease InsQ/TnpB family protein, with amino-acid sequence MYYAYKYRLKPSDAHREELDRHRDICRQLYNHTRYRLNEYQDEHDELPSMTTLRSELPDLKKWWDGLSDVYSKVLQTVVERLFDNLKGLSKLKENGYAVGQLKWKPPREFRSFTYSQSGFKLDKKGGQTVLSLSKLADIPIRLHRSIPDDAKLKQVTVKKEPTGEWFATFGVQMDPEPPEPPANPEKCVGIDVGILKYAHDTDGTAVGSLDLSDERDRLEREQRKLSRKQHGSNNYEKQRRRVAECHADLRRKRRDFLHKLSNYYAREYDLVAVEDLNVKGMMESPSNSRNTASAAWRTFLSLLEYKCEREGTHFVAVNPRGTTKECASCGVSTDKPLWVREHSCPACGFEADRDANAAWNILSRGLQEVGVGYSESTPVETALPVDAPVSAKRVVEAGSPTLKERTASAVSE; translated from the coding sequence ATGTACTACGCCTACAAGTACCGTCTCAAGCCGTCCGACGCCCATCGCGAGGAGTTGGACCGCCACCGTGACATTTGTAGGCAACTGTACAACCACACGCGCTACCGCCTCAACGAGTACCAAGACGAACACGATGAACTGCCGTCCATGACCACCCTGCGGTCGGAACTGCCCGACCTCAAGAAGTGGTGGGATGGCCTCTCGGACGTGTACTCGAAGGTTCTCCAAACCGTCGTGGAACGCCTGTTCGACAACCTCAAAGGGCTCTCCAAGCTCAAGGAGAACGGCTACGCCGTCGGTCAACTCAAGTGGAAGCCGCCACGGGAGTTCCGCAGTTTCACGTACAGTCAATCTGGCTTCAAGCTCGACAAGAAGGGCGGTCAGACTGTCTTGTCGCTCTCGAAACTTGCGGACATACCGATCCGGCTCCACCGCTCCATCCCCGACGACGCGAAGCTCAAACAGGTCACGGTTAAGAAGGAACCGACGGGTGAGTGGTTCGCCACGTTCGGCGTCCAAATGGACCCTGAACCACCCGAACCGCCTGCAAACCCCGAGAAGTGCGTCGGTATCGACGTTGGGATTCTCAAGTATGCCCACGACACCGACGGCACGGCGGTCGGGTCGCTCGACCTCTCAGACGAACGCGACCGCTTGGAGCGCGAGCAACGGAAGCTCTCGCGCAAACAGCACGGGTCGAACAACTACGAGAAGCAACGGCGTCGAGTCGCAGAGTGTCACGCCGACCTCCGACGCAAGCGCCGTGACTTCTTGCACAAACTCTCGAACTACTACGCCCGGGAGTACGACCTCGTGGCGGTCGAAGACCTGAACGTGAAGGGGATGATGGAAAGTCCGTCGAACAGCCGCAACACGGCGTCTGCCGCGTGGCGAACGTTCCTCTCGTTGCTCGAATACAAGTGCGAGCGTGAAGGAACGCACTTCGTCGCGGTCAACCCGAGAGGGACGACCAAGGAATGCGCGTCATGCGGCGTTTCGACCGACAAGCCGTTGTGGGTCCGTGAACACTCCTGTCCCGCCTGCGGGTTTGAGGCGGACAGGGACGCAAATGCGGCGTGGAATATTCTTTCTCGCGGTCTGCAAGAAGTAGGAGTGGGATACTCCGAATCAACGCCTGTGGAGACTGCGCTCCCTGTGGATGCACCCGTATCTGCAAAGCGCGTCGTGGAAGCAGGAAGCCCTACCCTCAAGGAGCGAACGGCGTCAGCCGTGAGCGAGTAG
- a CDS encoding alpha/beta hydrolase — protein MEHVTVHEGVTYADRPAGEMKLDLYLPERENPPLVVYVHGGGWIAETRANIPEPEQYAAEWGVAIASVSYRLQEAPDGSDVKEMYDPENPTPRGQFPDHFVDVKAAIRWLRAHADDYGYDAAAVAVWGASAGGHLALLAGVVDDVTDLGDAFADKVEQTVASDESGAVQAVVSWYGVADFTLTDDVEGIIPLLMGGSQSEYPDRYEQASPVTHVTPDSPPTLLMHGREDEVVDVEHSRRFFDALDEVAVDAIRYELHDLNHVWVESVEDIESERVGMELLAADPTHPQSVYEATHVETGGSPDPLVADLPPAGPEAIQRFLERTIE, from the coding sequence ATGGAGCACGTCACTGTCCATGAGGGAGTCACCTACGCCGACCGTCCAGCGGGCGAGATGAAACTCGATCTCTATCTGCCGGAGCGTGAGAACCCGCCGCTCGTCGTCTACGTCCACGGTGGCGGCTGGATCGCAGAGACGCGAGCGAACATCCCGGAGCCCGAACAATACGCCGCCGAGTGGGGAGTCGCCATCGCCAGCGTCAGCTACCGTCTTCAAGAGGCTCCCGACGGGTCGGACGTCAAGGAGATGTACGACCCCGAAAACCCCACGCCGAGGGGACAGTTCCCCGACCACTTCGTCGACGTGAAAGCCGCGATCCGGTGGCTCCGTGCCCACGCCGACGACTACGGCTACGACGCCGCCGCCGTCGCCGTGTGGGGAGCGTCCGCGGGCGGCCATCTCGCCCTCCTCGCGGGCGTCGTCGACGACGTGACCGACCTCGGAGACGCCTTCGCCGACAAGGTGGAGCAGACCGTCGCCTCCGACGAATCGGGTGCCGTCCAAGCGGTCGTCAGCTGGTACGGCGTCGCCGACTTCACCCTCACGGACGACGTCGAGGGCATCATCCCGCTCCTGATGGGCGGCTCCCAGTCCGAGTACCCCGACAGATACGAACAGGCGAGTCCCGTCACGCACGTCACCCCGGACAGTCCACCGACGCTGTTGATGCACGGCCGCGAGGACGAGGTGGTGGACGTCGAGCACAGCCGCCGGTTCTTCGACGCTCTCGACGAGGTGGCTGTGGACGCGATCCGATACGAGCTTCACGACCTGAACCACGTCTGGGTCGAGAGCGTCGAGGACATCGAGTCCGAACGCGTCGGGATGGAGTTGCTCGCGGCGGACCCAACGCACCCACAGTCGGTCTACGAGGCGACGCACGTCGAGACCGGTGGGTCGCCGGACCCGCTCGTGGCGGACCTCCCACCCGCCGGTCCCGAGGCCATCCAGCGGTTCCTCGAACGCACGATCGAGTAA
- a CDS encoding APC family permease gives MSRTGDRPNARGDGGGEQLLDAPVETTDEVTIYEEAVELERTIDLTGGLAIGVGTMVGAGIFVFPGLAAGRAGPAAALSFALGAVVALLVALPTSELATAMPQSGGGYYFISRGMGNPYGAVVGLSLWLGLIFASAFYLVGFGQYAAAVLAEVGVELGSAAVATSLAVLVGIALTAASIVGTENTTKLQNTIVTLLLGILTVFLAYGGLDALGLFGRQTVPETFAPFGFVPVLTTAAFVFTAYLGFAQVATVAGDIKKPGRNLPLAMVGSVLVVAVLNVTTVLVATSAFGSGRLATFGETALVEVARSFAGETGAVIILFAGLLATVSSANASILSSSRALYALSRDAVVPARAGTLNRKYSTPHVALALAGGPVVFLVVLGRVEVLAEVASFLHLLMYGLMCVTLVVLRRRDPEWYDPDFRIPGYPTLPVVGALASFGLLVFMQPLSQAVSLAILLGAAVWYRLYAPSVELKGVL, from the coding sequence ATGAGTCGTACCGGAGACCGGCCGAACGCTCGCGGCGACGGCGGCGGCGAGCAGTTACTGGACGCCCCCGTGGAGACGACAGACGAGGTGACCATCTACGAGGAGGCAGTCGAACTCGAACGCACGATTGACCTCACTGGTGGTCTCGCCATCGGGGTCGGGACGATGGTCGGTGCGGGTATCTTCGTCTTTCCGGGTCTCGCCGCCGGGCGTGCCGGACCGGCCGCCGCCCTCTCGTTCGCACTCGGGGCCGTCGTGGCCCTGTTGGTCGCGCTCCCGACCTCGGAGCTCGCGACGGCGATGCCACAGAGCGGCGGCGGCTACTACTTCATCTCCCGCGGGATGGGCAACCCATACGGCGCGGTCGTCGGACTGAGCCTCTGGCTCGGGCTGATCTTTGCCTCCGCGTTCTACCTCGTCGGCTTCGGGCAGTACGCCGCCGCCGTCCTCGCCGAGGTCGGCGTCGAACTCGGGTCGGCAGCGGTCGCCACGTCGCTGGCGGTCCTCGTCGGCATCGCGTTGACGGCTGCGAGTATCGTCGGCACCGAGAACACGACGAAACTCCAGAATACCATCGTCACGCTCTTGCTCGGGATTCTCACGGTCTTTCTCGCGTACGGCGGTCTCGACGCCCTCGGCCTCTTCGGTCGGCAGACTGTCCCCGAAACGTTCGCTCCGTTCGGGTTCGTCCCGGTTCTGACGACGGCCGCGTTCGTGTTCACGGCGTATCTCGGCTTCGCGCAGGTCGCGACCGTCGCTGGCGACATCAAGAAGCCGGGGCGTAATCTCCCGCTCGCCATGGTCGGCTCGGTCCTCGTGGTGGCTGTCCTCAACGTTACGACCGTCCTCGTCGCCACCAGCGCGTTCGGCAGCGGTCGGCTCGCGACGTTCGGCGAGACCGCACTCGTCGAGGTCGCACGAAGCTTCGCCGGTGAGACCGGTGCTGTCATCATCCTCTTCGCCGGTCTCCTGGCGACCGTCTCGAGTGCGAACGCCTCGATACTGAGCTCGTCGCGTGCACTGTACGCACTCAGCCGTGACGCGGTCGTCCCCGCGCGTGCAGGGACACTCAACAGGAAGTACAGCACACCGCACGTCGCACTCGCGCTCGCTGGCGGTCCCGTGGTGTTTCTGGTCGTCCTCGGACGCGTCGAGGTCCTCGCCGAGGTCGCTTCGTTCCTCCATCTCCTGATGTACGGACTGATGTGTGTCACGCTCGTCGTCCTCCGACGGCGAGACCCCGAGTGGTACGATCCCGACTTCCGTATTCCAGGCTATCCCACACTGCCGGTGGTCGGGGCACTCGCGAGCTTCGGCCTGCTCGTGTTCATGCAGCCACTGTCGCAGGCGGTCAGCCTCGCGATACTGCTCGGGGCCGCGGTGTGGTACCGGCTCTACGCACCGTCTGTCGAGCTGAAAGGGGTGCTGTGA
- a CDS encoding pyridoxamine 5'-phosphate oxidase family protein, translating to MTVDELTEYDVVRMTAEEMQGFLSSHSVGVLGLPTEGAPSLRPMSFWFDGGSTLYLLYILGEGSRKADLSDRADVARFLVYSAETMFNWRSVLLTGTVDPVPESEWDELQAAVEEAWRPDVFRQAITDDNVRLYGFEIADQTGLKSAGLPPAFEKGATDDGGK from the coding sequence ATGACTGTCGACGAACTCACAGAGTACGACGTGGTACGGATGACAGCCGAGGAGATGCAGGGATTCCTGTCGAGTCACAGCGTCGGCGTGCTGGGGCTACCGACGGAGGGGGCACCGAGCCTCCGGCCCATGTCGTTTTGGTTCGACGGGGGGTCGACGCTCTACTTGCTCTACATCCTCGGCGAGGGCAGCCGGAAGGCCGACCTGAGCGACCGGGCGGACGTCGCTCGCTTCCTGGTCTACAGTGCCGAGACGATGTTCAACTGGCGGAGCGTCCTCCTCACCGGGACGGTCGACCCTGTTCCCGAAAGCGAGTGGGACGAGCTGCAGGCTGCCGTCGAGGAGGCGTGGCGACCCGACGTGTTCCGGCAGGCTATCACCGACGACAACGTCCGACTCTACGGGTTCGAGATCGCAGACCAGACCGGTCTCAAGTCCGCGGGACTGCCGCCCGCGTTCGAGAAAGGAGCAACTGACGACGGCGGCAAGTGA
- the trxA gene encoding thioredoxin, giving the protein MSERDQIRQRKMDELRAQLDATGADGEGEARSAGHSEPVHVESIEQFEELVAGGETVLVDFYADWCGPCKMLEPIVADVAAETDAVVAKVDVDAHQQLAQQYNVRGVPTMYLFAGGEPVEQMVGVRQKEQLVSLIGQYA; this is encoded by the coding sequence ATGAGTGAACGAGACCAGATCAGACAGCGGAAGATGGACGAGCTTCGTGCTCAGTTAGATGCCACAGGAGCGGACGGAGAAGGCGAAGCACGTAGCGCGGGGCACAGTGAACCGGTCCACGTTGAGAGTATCGAGCAGTTCGAGGAGCTCGTCGCGGGCGGTGAGACCGTCCTCGTCGACTTCTACGCCGACTGGTGTGGCCCGTGTAAGATGCTCGAACCCATCGTCGCCGACGTCGCCGCCGAGACGGACGCCGTCGTGGCGAAGGTCGACGTCGACGCACACCAGCAGCTGGCCCAGCAATACAACGTCCGAGGTGTGCCCACGATGTATCTGTTCGCCGGTGGCGAGCCAGTCGAGCAGATGGTCGGCGTTCGACAGAAGGAGCAGTTGGTTTCGCTGATCGGTCAGTACGCCTAA
- a CDS encoding DUF7542 family protein, giving the protein MATSVTVACADCPYTEVYDSLRVARTALDEHEQATGHRVDWQIGRLSTGVERAGSDAGVCGLDDCNPESPLVHDWDE; this is encoded by the coding sequence ATGGCTACCAGTGTCACCGTGGCGTGTGCGGACTGTCCGTACACCGAGGTGTACGACTCTCTGCGGGTCGCGCGGACCGCACTCGACGAGCACGAGCAGGCAACGGGCCACCGGGTCGACTGGCAGATCGGCCGACTGTCGACGGGTGTCGAACGCGCCGGTTCCGATGCCGGTGTCTGCGGTCTCGACGACTGTAACCCCGAATCGCCGCTGGTGCACGACTGGGACGAGTAA
- a CDS encoding beta-glucosidase: MSPDIPSLVDELTLSEKIQLLHGSVDPDGKATGYLPGVDRLDVPPLRMVDGPLGVRAMGERATAFPASVALAASWRPSLARQFGTALARETAAHGQDVILAPGVNIHRAPLGGRNFEYYSEDPHLAARITVGTIEGIESEDIAAMVKHYVANNQETNRYEVSAEVSERALREIYLPPFRAAVQEADVTSVMTAYNRVNGTHMSDHEYLLSDVLKDEWGFEGFVVSDWWGTRSTVEAARAGLDIEMPGVEPEAFAPDDVDMDVEDLPDAFPPIPDVAALFGEPLREAVESGDVDEAVIDEKVERLLRGMVSIGCFEERPEGALDTPGHRTLARDIATEGAVLLQNDGTLPLEDVESIAVLGPNADTPKLGGGGSSEVSAFVETSPVERLDARDVDVIFERGVPPITESTFFDEADEVDAGETSIDAAVDAAADADCAVVVAQDDATEFVDRDGLGLPGQQDELITAVAAAAERTVVVLRTSGPVTMPWLESVDAVLETWYPGQADGDALADLVFGDAEPGGRLPMTFGRSTDDYPTDSEATFPGVDDEVRYDEGVFVGYRYFHKHDVEPLFPFGHGLSYTSFEYGEPSLSDNGDEITVALPVRNTGTRQGKDVVQVYVNKATESAPTPVRELVAFEAVSVAAGEQETVTVTLDRSDFAFYDDQDGWTVPQGENTVFVGRSAREMHGKVEITL; the protein is encoded by the coding sequence ATGTCACCCGACATCCCGTCGTTAGTCGACGAACTCACGCTCTCAGAGAAGATACAGCTCCTTCACGGCTCCGTCGACCCGGACGGGAAAGCCACAGGCTATCTTCCCGGAGTCGACCGCCTCGACGTCCCTCCGCTACGTATGGTCGATGGACCGCTCGGTGTGCGGGCGATGGGCGAGCGGGCGACGGCGTTTCCCGCATCGGTCGCGCTCGCCGCGTCGTGGCGACCGTCGCTCGCGCGGCAGTTCGGGACGGCACTCGCCAGGGAGACGGCCGCCCACGGACAGGACGTCATCCTCGCACCCGGCGTCAACATCCACCGAGCACCACTGGGCGGTCGGAACTTCGAGTACTACAGCGAAGACCCGCATCTCGCTGCGCGGATTACTGTCGGAACGATCGAGGGCATCGAATCCGAGGACATCGCCGCGATGGTCAAACATTACGTGGCGAACAACCAGGAGACGAACCGCTACGAGGTCAGTGCCGAAGTCAGCGAACGCGCGCTCCGAGAGATCTACCTGCCACCGTTCCGGGCGGCCGTCCAGGAGGCGGACGTGACGTCGGTGATGACCGCGTACAACCGGGTCAACGGAACTCACATGAGTGACCACGAATATCTGCTCTCCGATGTGCTGAAAGACGAGTGGGGCTTCGAGGGGTTCGTCGTCTCGGACTGGTGGGGCACGCGCAGTACGGTCGAGGCCGCACGCGCGGGTCTCGATATCGAGATGCCCGGTGTCGAACCCGAAGCGTTCGCCCCGGACGACGTCGACATGGACGTCGAGGATCTCCCGGACGCGTTCCCCCCGATCCCCGACGTCGCAGCACTGTTCGGCGAGCCGCTCCGGGAGGCTGTCGAGTCCGGCGACGTCGACGAAGCGGTCATCGACGAAAAAGTCGAGCGGCTTCTCCGTGGAATGGTGTCGATCGGCTGTTTCGAAGAGCGGCCCGAGGGCGCGCTCGACACACCCGGACACCGAACGCTCGCGCGCGATATCGCCACCGAGGGTGCGGTCCTGCTCCAGAACGACGGGACGTTACCGCTGGAGGACGTGGAATCGATCGCCGTGCTCGGGCCGAACGCGGACACCCCGAAGCTCGGAGGTGGCGGCTCCTCGGAGGTCTCCGCGTTCGTCGAGACGTCGCCGGTCGAGAGACTCGACGCTCGGGATGTCGACGTCATTTTCGAACGGGGGGTTCCGCCGATCACCGAGTCGACGTTCTTCGACGAGGCCGACGAGGTCGACGCCGGCGAGACGAGTATCGACGCCGCGGTCGACGCTGCTGCCGACGCCGACTGTGCTGTCGTCGTCGCACAGGACGACGCCACGGAGTTCGTCGACAGAGACGGACTCGGACTCCCCGGCCAGCAGGACGAACTCATCACTGCCGTGGCCGCAGCGGCGGAGCGGACGGTCGTCGTCCTTCGGACGAGCGGCCCGGTGACGATGCCGTGGCTCGAGTCGGTCGACGCCGTCCTCGAAACGTGGTATCCGGGACAGGCGGACGGTGACGCACTGGCCGATCTGGTGTTCGGAGACGCCGAGCCGGGTGGCCGGCTCCCGATGACGTTCGGCCGCTCGACCGACGACTATCCGACTGACAGCGAGGCGACGTTCCCCGGTGTCGACGACGAGGTACGGTACGACGAAGGGGTCTTCGTCGGCTACCGCTACTTCCACAAACACGACGTCGAGCCGCTGTTCCCATTCGGTCACGGACTCTCGTACACGAGCTTCGAGTACGGCGAGCCGTCGCTCTCCGACAACGGAGACGAGATCACCGTAGCACTGCCCGTGCGGAATACGGGGACTCGCCAGGGGAAAGACGTCGTGCAAGTGTACGTCAACAAGGCCACCGAATCGGCTCCGACGCCCGTGCGCGAGCTGGTCGCGTTCGAGGCAGTATCGGTCGCTGCAGGCGAACAGGAGACGGTGACGGTGACCCTTGATCGGTCGGACTTCGCGTTCTACGACGACCAGGACGGGTGGACAGTCCCCCAGGGCGAAAACACCGTCTTCGTCGGTCGTTCCGCTCGTGAGATGCATGGGAAAGTCGAGATAACCCTCTAA
- a CDS encoding YgaP family membrane protein, with translation MEANVGSTDKTVRILVGAGAGIASLAVLAGAVSLPSVASLLLGVVAVLLLGTAFTSKCALYSALGISTR, from the coding sequence ATGGAAGCAAACGTCGGCTCCACGGACAAGACAGTTCGAATCCTCGTTGGCGCGGGTGCCGGTATCGCGTCGCTCGCAGTGCTCGCTGGTGCCGTGTCACTCCCGAGCGTCGCATCGCTCCTGCTCGGTGTCGTCGCCGTCCTCCTGCTCGGAACCGCGTTCACCAGCAAGTGCGCGCTCTACTCGGCACTCGGTATCAGCACGCGCTGA
- the tnpA gene encoding IS200/IS605-like element ISHmu6 family transposase: MEYDLDSGAHSTYSLHYHLILTTKYRRGVLTEERTQFIHEVISGFTDNYGVELTNLDGEDDHVHILFRAKPTTDLVKFINTVKGATARRIRNEYADELKTELWGDSFWNDSYCLISTGQVSLDVLKQYVENQRE, encoded by the coding sequence ATGGAGTACGACCTCGACTCGGGAGCTCACTCGACGTATTCCCTGCACTACCACCTGATACTCACCACGAAGTATCGGCGCGGAGTGCTAACCGAGGAGCGAACCCAATTCATTCACGAGGTCATCAGCGGGTTCACGGACAACTACGGTGTCGAACTGACGAACCTCGACGGCGAGGACGACCACGTACACATCCTGTTCCGAGCGAAACCAACCACGGACCTCGTGAAGTTCATCAACACGGTCAAGGGCGCAACCGCCCGCCGTATCCGCAACGAGTACGCGGACGAACTGAAAACCGAACTGTGGGGCGACTCGTTCTGGAACGACTCGTACTGCCTAATCTCAACGGGGCAGGTGTCGCTGGATGTGCTGAAACAGTACGTCGAGAACCAACGCGAGTAG